The Oryzias latipes chromosome 4, ASM223467v1 genome includes a window with the following:
- the LOC101172321 gene encoding protein Shroom2 isoform X4, translating into MEAEAYESDVHSADAVRFWPVMPKHGDLNQRSREAEGWKLVNVCLLGGAPWGFTLRGGLEHQEPLVITKVEEGSKAAAVSLQVGDELVNINQIPLSGYRQEAICLVKGSHKTLTLVVRRRNEPVSRPHSWHSTKFNENQSESSKTQSPPTAVWHCKYDASSSDNDLSGGWEQTNLCRASDQFSSLGSMDSLEHVSQSNNSMEHLGGGKRDSAYSSFSTSSSTPDYTLSKSNAASTENMLYKVTQWDAGGRRGQGAAADGVKLEDRLPYFQMPGVGPGHDGLPTEDPAGSRHSTSSRISFGPVWNVPEKKKAASTSPPPPPPPARSNSFAAAKAHERGLVTAPPEGLESHCRALKNLRSHSISLKNDSRNILTSTDKSTHAAFSPNKPSSLSGSDAHHGHGASQPFQQPHHSDKSAYFPQPWTPPASKTQSVGGYHSSLQDLPTHSSAQHLSQNQRWSLSSNLSSAATDHESGGPSRYYCITTSHGTHPNHPSLSGIPEVRGSAAGLPQERRSTSPQAAPKARHHLPQHSPRSEDNAAHGKHQVTAAPEPSGRKMSWGDGGVQRGPNTQTAEPQYAPEQRRSLPPQLRETSQEVRQPIPATNKISPQTTPMLHSLSVCATARQDHAVGGSSEEALETQQMARSNRFATTLRNEIQTRRARMQKSRSAAALPDAEPKAEPEPRADPEEWRSAQSSTSAEGSFSNTYKDHLKEVQEKVLKATSFRRRDLEPVLLELSKEANHPSSVHKNVDPVLNQQGTGNSGLSSGQVSRIGGRKRFTAEKKVRCFSEPDKIHEVGVDQDPSGNTSSPGNQQELTSAEPFCKQVPVQSHDKIRGRNVAPHSAAEDTLRGGARSETAEGAPHHAPSAYDNQRLGTFAEYEARWSKQRKAPEKKPSGRYHSADNIVDSTPEDSDKTCFHERSRSSPSAHIYGQKIPVPAGQSDARYYQTEGGAAEALPAESGFSGDGEENPAEFKNDSPPLAPPMTGANLDSRQGAAPAALSHRPTSFSHSAAESGPSQSDERSHTAGRKPSAPETLPPAASPEPASCESLTGSLSEVSFCRSPTAQPSSSLHPTHAVRGDSEQGRGLVDKGQGAVHHPSKPSPPPASSPPASSYRSSGLSGMERRRTPSPQFSPQRLSDKPPVPFPQEDSDRSVPVIQNQSSAARRVPIRIVHSEGTAEKEHSPFLQQSELVHVEAGGPGAGRVGSFGALAEDSDFCAFSRHCNKTPETQVQQRPETDGYMTTIGDDVQLPPPPPMVAYMMTIGDDVQLPLPPPPPPADEPVGTTAGIQEEQKREELARDIMGKDKSLAEILDQSKMRTTMDLMEGLFPEGEQLVEEAHMRRKVHSKQTNPRPAEEREKKDDVAAAVTMVTSSTYYSTSAPKAELLIKMKDMQQHEEEEDSEDELDIDLANKKQELIDSLSKKLQVLREARESLQEDILDNNALGEEVEVRVQQVCKPNELDKFRMFVGDLDKVVSLLLSLSGRLARVENALNSLEEDATAEERRTLIEKRKLLIRQHEDAKELKENLDRRERVVYEILANYLEDDGLMDYEHFVKMKSALIIEQRKLEDKIKLGEEQLKCLIDSLPIEQRLAL; encoded by the exons GAGGAACGAACCCGTAAGCAGGCCTCACTCCTGGCATTCAACCAAGTTTAATGAAAACCAATCGGAGTCCAGCAAGACGCAGTCTCCGCCCACAGCTGTCTGGCACTGCAAATATGATGCAAG CTCGTCCGATAATGATCTCTCTGGAGGCTGGGAGCAGACGAACCTGTGCAGAGCGTCCGACCAGTTCAGCTCTCTGGGGAGCATGGACAGTCTAGAGCATGTTTCTCAGTCTAACAACAGCATGGAGCACCTCGGAGGAGGAAAACGGGACTCGGCCTACAGCTCCTTCTCCACCAGCTCCAGCACGCCGGACTACACGCTGTCGAAAAGCAACGCCGCCTCCACCGAGAACATGCTTTACAAAGTGACTCAGTGGGATGCGGGAGGAAGGCGGGGCCAGGGAGCGGCTGCTGATGGAGTCAAACTTGAGGACAGGCTCCCGTACTTCCAGATGCCAGGGGTTGGTCCGGGTCACGACGGTCTGCCAACCGAGGACCCGGCCGGCTCCCGACATTCCACCTCGAGCAGAATCAGCTTTGGGCCGGTGTGGAACGTGCCTGAGAAAAAGAAGGCGGCGTCCACGTCTCCCCCGCCGCCTCCTCCGCCTGCACGCAGCAACAGCTTTGCAGCAGCTAAAGCTCACGAAAGGGGACTTGTCACAGCTCCCCCCGAAGGACTCGAGTCACACTGCAGGGCTCTGAAAAATCTGCGCAGCCACAGCATTTCCCTGAAGAACGATAGCAGAAACATTCTCACCTCCACCGATAAAAGCACCCACGCCGCGTTCAGCCCAAACAAGCCGTCTTCGCTCTCCGGCAGTGATGCTCACCATGGTCACGGGGCCAGCCAGCCCTTCCAGCAACCGCACCACAGTGACAAAAGCGCCTACTTCCCCCAGCCCTGGACCCCACCCGCCTCAAAGACGCAGAGTGTCGGCGGTTACCACAGCAGCCTGCAGGACCTGCCCACACACAGCTCCGCACAGCATCTAAGCCAGAACCAGAGATGGAGCCTGAGCAGCAACCTTTCCTCTGCAGCCACCGACCACGAGAGCGGAGGGCCGAGCCGCTACTACTGCATCACCACAAGCCACGGCACACATCCTAACCACCCGTCTCTGTCTGGAATACCGGAAGTCAGAGGAAGCGCCGCAGGTCTGCCACAGGAGCGGCGCTCCACCAGCCCGCAGGCAGCCCCCAAAGCCAGGCATCATCTGCCCCAACACTCCCCACGCTCTGAAGACAATGCTGCGCACGGAAAGCATCAGGTAACCGCTGCACCAGAACCCTCTGGACGGAAAATGAGCtggggggatgggggggtcCAAAGAGGGCCAAACACACAGACTGCAGAGCCGCAATATGCCCCTGAGCAGAGGAGGTCTCTCCCTCCTCAGCTCAGAGAAACGTCCCAGGAGGTCAGACAGCCCATCCCCGCCACCAACAAGATCTCCCCTCAGACGACCCCGATGCTTCACTCACTTTCCGTGTGCGCCACGGCCCGCCAGGACCACGCCGTGGGTGGCAGCTCTGAGGAGGCCCTTGAGACCCAGCAGATGGCGCGCAGCAACCGCTTCGCCACCACTTTGAGAAACGAAATACAGACAAGGAGGGCGAGGATGCAGAAGAGCCGGAGTGCGGCTGCCCTGCCGGATGCTGAACCGAAGGCCGAGCCTGAACCGCGGGCGGATCCAGAAGAGTGGAGGTCTGCGCAAAGCTCTACCTCTGCAGAGGGGTCCTTCTCTAACACATACAAGGATCATCTCAAGGAAGTACAAGAAAAGGTCCTTAAAGCCACCTCCTTCAGGAGGAGAGACCTGGAGCCTGTTTTACTGGAGCTCTCTAAAGAAGCCAACCATCCCTCCTCAGTGCATAAGAATGTCGACCCCGTTCTGAACCAGCAAGGAACCGGTAATTCTGGACTTTCCAGTGGTCAGGTCTCACGCATTGGAGGCCGGAAACGTTTCACTGCAGAAAAGAAGGTCCGATGTTTCTCTGAACCAGACAAAATCCATGAAGTTGGTGTTGACCAAGACCCCTCAGGAAACACAAGCTCTCCAGGGAACCAACAGGAGCTGACAAGCGCAGAACCCTTCTGCAAGCAGGTGCCCGTTCAAAGCCACGACAAGATCCGGGGCAGGAATGTTGCCCCTCACAGTGCAGCGGAGGACACTCTGAGAGGTGGAGCGCGCTCTGAAACGGCTGAAGGAGCTCCTCACCACGCACCGTCCGCCTACGACAATCAGAGACTGGGCACGTTTGCGGAGTACGAGGCCAGGTGGAGCAAACAGAGGAAAGCTCCAGAAAAGAAACCTTCTGGACGGTACCACTCAGCCGATAACATCGTAGATTCGACACCTGAGGACAGCGACAAGACATGCTTCCATGAGAGATCCCGATCGTCTCCTTCAGCACACATCTACGGTCAG AAGATTCCAGTTCCTGCAGGACAGTCGGACGCAAGATATTATCAGACGGAAGGCGGAGCGGCCGAGGCGCTTCCTGCTGAGTCGGG GTTTTCAGGTGACGGCGAAGAAAACCCAGCCGAGTTCAAAAACGACTCGCCGCCACTGGCCCCGCCCATGACAGGAGCCAATCTGGACAGCAGACAGGGAGCTGCTCCTGCCGCCCTCAGCCACAGACCCACGTCTTTCTCCCACAGCGCCGCCGAGTCCGGCCCCTCCCAGTCTGATGAGCGCAGCCACACAGCCGGGAGGAAGCCCTCTGCGCCGGAGACGCTCCCCCCTGCTGCAAGCCCAGAGCCGGCCTCCTGCGAGTCCCTCACAGGTTCTCTGAGTGAGGTCTCCTTCTGCCGATCTCCCACCGCCCAGCCCAGCTCCTCCCTCCACCCCACCCACGCTGTAAGGGGAGATTCTGAGCAGGGCAGAGGACTCGTGGACAAAGGACAAGGGGCAGTACATCATCCATCAAAACCCAGTCCCCCGCCCGCCTCCTCTCCTCCGGCTTCCTCCTACAGATCTTCGGGGCTGTCCGGCATGGAGAGGCGGCGCACTCCTTCTCCACAGTTCTCCCCGCAGAGACTCAGTGACAAGCCTCCCGTCCCGTTTCCCCAGGAGGACTCAGACAG gtCGGTCCCCGTGATCCAGAACCAGAGCTCCGCGGCCAGACGAGTTCCCATCAGGATCGTCCACTCGGAGGGAACCGCGGAGAAGGAGCACTCCCCGTTTTTGCAGCAGAGTGAGCTCGTGCACGTCGAAGCTGGGGGGCCCGGCGCGGGCAGAGTTGGCAGCTTCGGAGCTCTGGCGGAGGACTCGGACTTCTGCGCTTTTAGCCGGCACTGCAATAAAACCCCGGAGACCCAGGTTCAGCAGAGACCCGAGACAGACGGATACATGACGACCATCGGAGATGACGTCcagctgccgccgccgccaccgATGGTCGCATACATGATGACCATCGGAGATGACGTTCAGCTgccgctgccgccgccgccgccacccGCAGATGAGCCAGTCGGAACCACAGCAGGAATCCAGGAGGAGCAGAAGAGAGAGGAGCTGGCCCGGGACATCATGGGGAAGGACAAATCCCTTGCTGAAATTCTGGATCAGAGCAAGATGAGGACTACCATGGACCTGATGGAGGGGCTCTTTCCCGAAGGCGAGCAGCTGGTGGAAGAAGCTCACATGCGCAGGAAGGTGCACAGCAAGCAGACAAACCCTCGACCCGCCGAGGAGAG GGAGAAGAAGGACGACGTGGCGGCAGCCGTCACCATGGTGACCAGCTCCACCTATTACAGCACATCTGCTCCCAAAGCCGAGCTCCTTATTAAGATGAAGGACATGCAGCAgcacgaggaagaggaggactcCGAGGACGAGCTGGACATCGATTTAGCCAACAAGAAG CAAGAGCTCATTGACAGCCTAAGCAAGAAGCTGCAGGTGCTGCGAGAAGCCAGGGAGAGCCTTCAGGAGGACATCCTGGACAACAACGCCCTgggagaggaggtggaggtcagAGTCCAGCAGGTCTGCAAGCCCAACGAGCTGGACAAATTCCGGATGTTTGTCGGAGACTTGGACAAGGTGGTGAGCCTGCTGCTGTCACTGTCTGGGCGCCTAGCCAGAGTGGAAAACGCCCTCAACAGCCTGGAAGAGGACGCCACTGCGGAGGAGAGG CGTACACTGATAGAGAAAAGGAAGCTGTTGATCCGGCAGCACGAGGATGCAAAGGAGCTGAAGGAGAACCTGGACCGCAGAGAGCGTGTGGTTTATGAGATCCTGGCGAATTACCTCGAGGACGACGGCCTCATGGACTATGAGCACTTTGTGaagatgaagtccgccctgatcATCGAGCAGCGCAAACTGGAGGACAAGATCAAACTGGGGGAGGAGCAGCTGAAGTGCCTGATTGACAGCCTTCCCATCGAGCAGAGGCTGGCTTTGTGA